AACTCAAACAGTTTTTTGGAGGCGAAGTTTTATTGGTTAACCTAAAAAAAGAACCGGTTCCTGATCTTTCTTCTTTTGATCGGATAATTGTTGGAGGCTCTATTCATGCCGGCCAGATTCAGAAAAAAGTAAAGGATTTTTGTACTCAGAATATTGACGTGCTAAAAAATAAAGAACTGGGATTATTTATATGCTGCATGGAGGAGGGCGAAAAAGCTGAAATCCAATTGCAGGATGCTTATCCAAATAGCTTATTACAAAGTGCCAAAGCTACAGCCTGTCTGGGTGGAGAATTCAACTTTAATAAAATGAATTTCTTTCAGAAAATGATTGTAAAGAAAGTTGCCAAAGTGGATGACAGCGTCTCGCAGATTAACCACGATGCCATCAAACGCTTCTCACAGCAAATGAATCAGATTTTTAATCCGTTTATGTTTTTTGTTTAGAAGTTCAGGTAATAATCGCGCGTTAACCTTTTAAAATTATCGTTCCACGATCCGTCGTTATTGTATATCTGCAGGCTGTCGGTTTCTGTAGAGTTTTCTTTTTTACTCATTTCAACTAAAATCCGATTGACCGGTTTATTCTCATTCGGAGCAACCATCGTAATTCGATTTAAATAGAGTTGGCTTAACAGTGCAAGGTTTTCTATTTCCTTTAATGCCATTGCAGGAAATATAAATGCACATCGACCTTCTTCTGTCAATAAAGTGGAAGTTATCTCCATCAATGTTTTATAAGGCAGACTATCCGTGTGCCGTGCCAGCGACCGGTTTTCATTACCCGCTTTTAATGAATTTTGAAAGAAGGGAGGATTGGATACAATTAAATCGAATTGTTGATTAGACCCGGCAGCAAAATTTTGCAATGAAACATTCTGTACATCTACCCTCTTCTTCCATGGTGATGCAGCCACATTTTCGGTAGCTTCATCGGCGGCATTTTTCTCCATTTCGATAGCAGTGATTCGGGCTTGCGAGCGCTGTGCCAGCATCAAAGCAATTAAACCGGTTCCTGTTCCGA
This is a stretch of genomic DNA from uncultured Draconibacterium sp.. It encodes these proteins:
- a CDS encoding flavodoxin domain-containing protein; amino-acid sequence: MKTLITYCTTHGCTEKTATELKQFFGGEVLLVNLKKEPVPDLSSFDRIIVGGSIHAGQIQKKVKDFCTQNIDVLKNKELGLFICCMEEGEKAEIQLQDAYPNSLLQSAKATACLGGEFNFNKMNFFQKMIVKKVAKVDDSVSQINHDAIKRFSQQMNQIFNPFMFFV
- a CDS encoding methyltransferase yields the protein MGRNNYFQFKQFRIEQQRSAMKVGIDGILLGAWADVTDCHSILDIGTGTGLIALMLAQRSQARITAIEMEKNAADEATENVAASPWKKRVDVQNVSLQNFAAGSNQQFDLIVSNPPFFQNSLKAGNENRSLARHTDSLPYKTLMEITSTLLTEEGRCAFIFPAMALKEIENLALLSQLYLNRITMVAPNENKPVNRILVEMSKKENSTETDSLQIYNNDGSWNDNFKRLTRDYYLNF